TCCGAGCGTAAAGAGTCAGCTGAAGAGCTGTCCAACCGCGTCAACCAGCGCTCCATTTAACGTCACCGCGAGGAAACGGTATGAGTCAGATAACGATCTATCACAACCCGCAATGTGGAACCTCTCGCAATACTTTGGAACTGATCCGCAACAGCGGAGAAGAGCCGACTGTTATCGAGTACCTAAAGACACCACCTGACCGCACCACGCTTGTCAGGTTGATCAAGGATATGGGTATCGAGGTGCGGGCCCTCCTTCGTATCAAAGGCACTCCTTACGAGGAGCTGGGACTGGGCGATACGTCACTTACTGATGACCAGCTCATCGATGCCATGATGGCTCATCCCATCCTGATCAATCGCCCCATCGTTGTGACGCCTTTGGGTACACGCTTGTGTCGTCCGTCAGAGGCAGTCCTCGACCTTCTGCCGCAGGAGCAGCGCGGCA
This region of Pseudomonas fluorescens genomic DNA includes:
- the arsC gene encoding arsenate reductase (glutaredoxin) (This arsenate reductase requires both glutathione and glutaredoxin to convert arsenate to arsenite, after which the efflux transporter formed by ArsA and ArsB can extrude the arsenite from the cell, providing resistance.); translated protein: MSQITIYHNPQCGTSRNTLELIRNSGEEPTVIEYLKTPPDRTTLVRLIKDMGIEVRALLRIKGTPYEELGLGDTSLTDDQLIDAMMAHPILINRPIVVTPLGTRLCRPSEAVLDLLPQEQRGSFVKEDGQVVIDENGRRV